Proteins from a genomic interval of Tistrella bauzanensis:
- a CDS encoding AAA family ATPase, whose amino-acid sequence MIVSFLNQKGGVGKTTLALNVAAERARRGRRVLVVDADPQGSALDWAAARDTPPLVTVIGLPRPTIHREVGELARGYDDVIIDGPP is encoded by the coding sequence GTGATTGTGTCGTTCCTGAACCAGAAGGGCGGAGTCGGCAAGACGACACTGGCCCTCAACGTCGCAGCCGAACGGGCTCGAAGAGGTCGACGCGTTCTCGTCGTGGACGCCGACCCACAGGGGAGCGCGCTCGACTGGGCAGCTGCCCGGGACACCCCGCCGCTGGTGACCGTGATCGGCCTGCCCCGACCAACCATTCATCGAGAAGTCGGCGAGCTGGCCCGCGGATACGACGACGTGATCATCGACGGCCCCCCCC